Proteins co-encoded in one Capnocytophaga ochracea DSM 7271 genomic window:
- a CDS encoding FeoA family protein: MEEVRNRACTVADLKKGEKGLIQDIDIAKIPQKLIDLGCYAGSEVEVLQKATFGDPIYIRMNEAYLSIRKDMAKAIELAN, translated from the coding sequence ATGGAAGAAGTGCGCAACCGTGCTTGTACTGTTGCCGATCTAAAAAAAGGCGAAAAAGGGCTTATACAAGATATTGATATTGCTAAAATACCTCAGAAACTCATTGATTTAGGTTGTTATGCGGGTAGTGAAGTGGAGGTGCTCCAAAAAGCTACTTTTGGTGACCCTATCTATATCCGTATGAATGAGGCATATCTTTCGATTAGAAAGGATATGGCAAAAGCGATAGAATTAGCAAATTAG
- the feoB gene encoding ferrous iron transport protein B gives MANLKIALVGNPNTGKSSLFNALTGLNQKVGNYPGITVEKKIGYCKLSDTQQAEIIDLPGAYSLNPSSEDEHVAVNVLTHSSEPHYPDVVVVVCEVSNLKQNLLLFTQVKDLGLPTILVINMVDQMHKKGISIEVEKLAEVLQTKVVLTSTRKGEGLTELKEAIVNYQQLSLTPCVDISRLKAMTFGTSESEQRRKQQKETILRYQFINKILKETYTVDQRKAQTLRARLDRFLIHPFFGYVVFAAILLLIFQAVFTWSSYPMDWIENGFNVFGEWLATKLPAGALSELLIEGILPGIAGITVFIPQIAVLFTLIALLEESGYMSRVVFLMDNVMRRFGLSGKSVVPLISGAACAVPAVMIARNIENWKERLITILVTPFMTCSARLPVYLIIINLVIPDGDFCWISYKAWTFFAMYFLGFAVALLSAFILDKVLKMHKNSSFFIAEIPDYKIPLLRNVCLTVYEKTKGFVVGAGKFILAISILLWFLGSHGVGEKYNSIEATAEQLAQTHQWTAEQKAHYIEAQSLEYSFLGYIGKGIEPVFRPLGYDWKISIGVVASFAAREVFISTLSTVYSLGKDLDTEGEEGERTILTKMRAEVRPDGTPVYTLGTGISLLLYYAFAMQCLSTVAVVRKETNSWKWTAIQWIFMTGVAYVSAMLAFILIR, from the coding sequence TTGGCAAATTTAAAAATCGCCCTTGTGGGCAACCCTAATACCGGTAAAAGTTCGCTCTTCAATGCATTGACGGGCTTGAACCAAAAGGTAGGCAACTACCCTGGTATTACCGTGGAAAAAAAAATAGGATACTGTAAGCTTTCCGATACCCAGCAAGCCGAAATCATAGACTTGCCGGGCGCTTATAGTCTCAACCCAAGCTCGGAAGACGAGCACGTGGCTGTAAATGTGCTTACACATAGCTCTGAGCCTCATTATCCTGATGTGGTGGTAGTGGTGTGTGAGGTGAGTAACCTTAAGCAAAATCTCTTGCTCTTTACCCAAGTAAAAGACCTTGGGTTGCCTACGATACTTGTTATCAATATGGTAGACCAGATGCACAAAAAGGGTATCAGTATTGAGGTGGAAAAATTAGCTGAGGTCTTGCAAACGAAAGTTGTGCTCACTAGTACTCGCAAAGGCGAAGGACTTACAGAACTGAAAGAAGCGATTGTAAATTATCAACAACTGTCGCTTACTCCTTGCGTAGATATCTCTCGCTTAAAGGCGATGACTTTTGGCACGTCGGAAAGTGAGCAACGGCGCAAACAGCAAAAAGAAACGATACTTCGCTATCAGTTTATCAACAAAATACTGAAAGAGACATATACGGTAGACCAGCGCAAAGCACAGACGCTTCGAGCACGTCTCGACCGCTTCCTCATACACCCCTTCTTTGGCTATGTGGTGTTTGCTGCGATACTCTTGCTTATCTTCCAAGCAGTATTTACTTGGTCGAGCTATCCAATGGATTGGATAGAAAACGGTTTCAATGTTTTTGGGGAATGGCTTGCTACTAAACTACCTGCTGGGGCACTTAGCGAATTACTAATAGAGGGTATCCTACCAGGAATCGCAGGTATCACAGTGTTTATCCCCCAAATAGCTGTACTCTTCACCTTGATTGCCCTATTGGAAGAAAGTGGCTATATGAGTAGGGTGGTGTTCTTGATGGACAATGTAATGCGTCGTTTTGGGCTTAGTGGTAAGAGTGTTGTTCCTCTGATTTCGGGAGCAGCTTGTGCTGTACCTGCCGTGATGATTGCCCGCAATATTGAGAATTGGAAAGAACGCCTAATCACCATACTTGTTACTCCGTTTATGACCTGTTCGGCACGTTTGCCCGTATATCTCATCATCATTAACTTGGTAATCCCAGACGGTGATTTTTGCTGGATTAGCTATAAAGCGTGGACGTTCTTTGCGATGTACTTTTTGGGCTTTGCGGTAGCTTTGCTATCGGCTTTCATCTTAGACAAAGTACTGAAGATGCACAAGAACAGCAGTTTCTTTATCGCAGAAATTCCCGATTATAAAATTCCGCTTTTGCGCAATGTATGCCTCACTGTATACGAGAAGACCAAAGGCTTTGTAGTAGGAGCGGGGAAGTTCATTTTAGCAATTTCGATACTTTTGTGGTTCTTAGGGTCTCACGGAGTAGGAGAAAAGTACAACAGCATAGAGGCTACTGCCGAGCAGTTGGCACAAACTCACCAGTGGACAGCCGAGCAGAAAGCACATTACATAGAAGCCCAAAGTCTTGAGTACTCGTTTTTGGGTTACATAGGCAAAGGGATAGAGCCCGTATTTCGTCCGCTGGGCTACGATTGGAAAATCAGTATAGGGGTAGTAGCCTCGTTTGCAGCGCGAGAGGTGTTCATTAGTACCCTATCAACGGTTTATAGTTTAGGAAAAGATTTGGATACCGAAGGCGAAGAGGGAGAACGTACTATCTTGACAAAAATGCGCGCTGAAGTACGCCCTGATGGTACGCCTGTATACACACTCGGCACCGGTATTTCGCTCTTGCTCTATTACGCTTTTGCAATGCAGTGCCTCAGCACTGTTGCCGTAGTGCGCAAAGAAACCAATAGCTGGAAATGGACAGCTATCCAATGGATATTTATGACGGGAGTTGCCTACGTGAGTGCAATGCTGGCATTTATTTTAATTAGATAA